From the Ensifer adhaerens genome, the window GGTCCCGACGGCGTATCCCAGTGCAGCGAGCCGAAAAGTCCGCCGGTGACGGCGAGCGCCCCGATGACCGAGGCAAGCGCCGCCATCACCTCTGGCGAAGTCGAGAAGCGCCGTGCGGTCGCGGCCGGGATGATCAGGAGCGAGGTGATAAGCAGAATGCCGACGATCTTCATGGCGATCGCGATCACAAGCGCCATCAAAAGCATGAAGAAGAGCCGTGTGCGCTCGGGCTTCAGCCCCTCGGCTTCGGCCAGCTCGGGATTGACGGTCGAAGCCAAGAGCGGCCGCCAGAGATAGACGATCGCAAAGATCACCAGGATGCCACCACCCCAGATGATGTCGATATCGGATTCGGAGACCGCGAGAATGTCGCCGAAGAGGAAGCCGACCAGATCGATGCGCACCCAGGTCATGAAGGCGACGATGACGAGGCCGACGGACAGCGCCGAATGGGAGAGGATGCCAAGCAACGCATCCGTCGACAGCGCGCCGCGCCGCTGCAGGAAGAGGAGCAGCACCGAGACGACGGAAGCGACGATGAAGACGCTGAGCATCAGATTGAGCTCGAGCAGCAGCGACAGCGCCACACCGAGCAGCGCCGAATGCGCCATGGTGTCACCGAAATAGGCCATGCGGCGCCAGATGACGAAGCAGCCGAGCGGCCCGGCCATGACGGCGATACCGATGCCAGCGATCAGCGCGCGCACGAAGAAGTCGTCAAGCATCGCGCTTCTCCTTCGCGTCGTAGCCATGCAGCCGGGTGTGATGGCCGCAGCCGCAATCCTCGCCGTGGTCGTGCACGTTTTCCTCGTGATCGTGGTGGTGGCCGTCGCCGGGGTAGCAATGCTCGGTAATCGAACCGTCCGCATGCAGCACCCGGCCATCGGGCAGATGGGTGTGATCGTGGTGGTGGCTGTAGACGGCAAGCGCATTGGCGGCCCGACGTCCGAAGAGCTTCTGGTATTCGGGGCTCTGGCTGACCACCTGCGGCGTGCCGCGGCAGCAGACATGGCCGTTCAGGCAGACGACCGTATCGGTCTCGGCCATGACGATGTGCAGGTCGTGCGAGATCAACAGGATGCCGCAGCCGGTGCGGTTGCGGATCTGCTTGATCAGTTCGTAGAGCGCGATCTCACCGCTGAAATCGACCCCCTGCACCGGCTCGTCGAGTACCAGCAGGTCCGGCTTGCGGGCAATGGCGCGGGCGAGCAGCGCGCGCTGGAACTCGCCACCGGAGAGATGCTGCACCTCGGATTTCGCCAGGTGCAGCACGCCGGTCGCCGACAGCGCTTCCTCGATCTCCCGGCCCTTCAGTGGCCCGGTCAGCGTCATCAGCCGTTCGACCGTCAAAGGCAGCGTCCAGTCGACGCTGAGCTTCTGCGGCACGTAGCCGACCTTCAGGCCCGGCTTGCGCTCGACATAGCCCTCGTCCGGCTTCAGCACGCCGATCGCCGTCTTCGCCGTCGTCGATTTGCCCGAGCCATTCGGCCCGATCAGCGTGACGATCTCGCCCGGGCTGATCGAGAACTCGACGCCGCGCACCAGCCAGCGGCCGTTGCGGCGCACGCCGGTATTGCTGAGATTGACCAGCGGCAGCGTTTCTGGGGAGCGGAAATTCAGCATGAAAAAATTCCGGATTGGATGGTTGCCACTGGCTATCGCACACGTTATAGCATAACGCAATTGATGTAATAACATTACATTACTGCTTCAAGACCGGCAACGGCCTCTCGCAGTGATGCCTCGCATGCCCGACAGCGCGCCCGGTCGATGCGGCCAGGTGCGTCATTCAAGCCCGGAGAACCCGATGAAATCGACATCCGCCCTGCTCTTTGCCTCCACCATGCTCTTCGCCGCGCCGGCATTCGCTGCCGGCCCCAATGTGGTGGTCTCGATCAAGCCGATCCACTCCCTCGTCGCCTCGATCATGCAGGGTGTCGGCGAGCCATCGCTGATCGTCGAGGGCGCGGCCTCCCCGCACACCTACAACATGAAACCCTCCAACGCCTCGGCCCTGCAGGCGGCGAAGGTGGTCTTCTGGGTCGGCCCCGGGCTCGAAGCCTTCCTCGACAAGCCGCTCGATGCGCTTTCCGGTGACGCAAAGGTGGTGGAACTCAGCGAGGCCCCGGGCATCGAGAAGCTGAAGTTCCGCGAAGGCGGTGCCTTCGAAGCCCATGACCACGGCGAAGAGGGCGAGGAAGGCCACAAGCATGCGGAAGGCGAAGCGGAACACGATCACGCCGCAGCGCCGGAAGCGGCCGAAGCGCACGAGGGGCACGATCACGACCACGGTCATGGCGACACCGACATGCACATGTGGCTCGACCCAATGAATGCCAAGGCGATGGCCGCCGAGATCGAAAAGACGCTCGCCGCGGCCGATCCGGACAATGCCGGCGCCTACAAGGCCAATCTGGAAGCGCTGAACAAGCGGCTGGATGGGCTCGACGCCAAGCTGACGGAGACCGTGGCGCCGGTGAAGGACAAGCCCTTCGTCGTCTTCCACGACGCCTACCAGTATTTCGAGCATCGCTACAAGGTCCGCGTCGCCGGCTCGATCACCGTCAGCCCGGAGGTGCTGCCGGGTGCGGAGCGGCTGTCGCAGATCCACGCCAAGATCAAGGAATTGGGTGCAACCTGCGTCTTTGCCGAGCCGCAGTTCGAGCCGAAGCTGATCAATGTGGTGATCGAGGGAACGCCGGCCAAATCCGGCACGCTCGACCCGGAGGCCGGCACACTCGACGCCGGCCCGGACCTCTATTTCCAGATGATGGAAGGCATCGGCACGTCGCTGAAGACCTGCCTCGCCTCGGCAAGCTGACCCGTCCTCCCAAGACGGTTTGGGTGGGCGCCAACTCGAACAAGGGCAGCGCCCACCTCTCTCCGCTGGCAAGACGTGGTATGGCATGCTTGCAAGCGGTTCCCCCCGCACTCCGTCATCCTCGCCCTTGTGGCGGGAATCCAGCGGCCCGACATCCGTCGGGTCAAAAGATTCTTCCGGCCCAATGACTTGGGCCAATCCGCAGTTCCTTTGGAACTGCCAGGGATTCCTGTGACAACCACAGGAATGACGGCCGTTATTGGCCGTGCCCTTGTCATCAGGCCCTCCCGATCAGAGGCGACCTTCTCAGCAGGCTGAGGCGGGCGATCGCGCTCGCCTTTTTCATCCGCAACATTCGTAACGATATAACATTATAGGATCGATCGATGGAAAAGCTTCCCGTCACCGTGCTCTCCGGCTTTCTCGGCGCCGGCAAGACGACCCTGCTCAATCACTTGCTCTCCAACCGCGACGGCCTGCGCGTCGCCGTCATCGTCAATGACATGAGCGAGGTCAACATCGATGCAGCGCTGGTGCGCGACGGCGGCGCCGGTCTGTCGCGCACGGAAGAGGAACTGGTAGAAATGACCAATGGCTGCATCTGTTGCACGCTGCGCGACGATCTCCTGAAGGAGGTCCGCATCCTCGCGGAACAGAGCCGCTTCGACTATCTGCTGATCGAATCGAGCGGCATTTCCGAGCCCCTGCCCGTCGCCACCACCTTCGATTTTCGCGACGAGGACGGTGAAAGCCTGGCCGATGTCGCGCGCCTCGACACGATGGTGACGGTCGTCGACGCCGTGAACCTGATCGCTAACTATTCCTCGCTCGATTTCCTCGCCGATCGCGGTGAGACCGCCGGCGAAGGCGATACGCGCACGCTGGTCGACCTCCTGGTCGAGCAGATCGAATTTGCCGATGTCGTCGTCCTCAACAAGATCGGCACGGCGACGCCCGAGCAGGTGGATGCCGCCCGCAAGATCATCGTCGGGCTCAATCCCGATGCGCGGCTGATCGAGACCGATTTCGGCAAGGTCAACCTGCGCGAGGTGCTTGGAACCGGCCGCTTCGATCTCGCCAAGGCGGAAGAGCATCCGCTCTGGTACAAGGAACTGCATGGTTTCAAAGACCACATCCCGGAGACCGAGGAGTATGGCATCCGCTCCTTCGTCTATCGTGCCCGCCGTCCGCTCGACCCCATGCGCTTCCAGGCGTTCCTCAACCGCTCCTGGCCGGGCGTGCTCCGCGCCAAGGGTTTCTTCTGGCTCGCGACCCGCCCACACTACGTCGGCGAGATCAGCCAGGCGGGGCCGCTGGTCCGTACAGGAAAGATGGGCCTTTGGTGGTCGGCCGTGCCGAAGGAGCAGTGGCCGCGTGATCCGGGTTTCCTGAAGGCAGTCGGTCCCTACCTGGATCCGGTCTGGGGCGATCGCCGCCAGGAGATCGTGTTCATCGGCGCCGACCCGATGGACGAGGCAAATCTTCGCGCCGAACTCGACGCCTGCTTGATTGCCGACGAGAGCTTCCATCCGGAGCGCTGGCGCGATCTCGCCGATCCCTTCGCCAGCTGGTCGCCACGGGCCGCCTGATGGCAGACACTGCGCGCGCGCCGCGCCGACCACGCTTCATCTGCATGGCGCTCAACTCCGCCGGGCGTCCGGTGCCGATGTTCGATCCCTTTCTCGGGGATGCACCCGGGAGCGAAGTGGATATGCTGGATGTAGCGGGCGAGATCGAAGGACTGCTGTTTGGAGAACGACCGGGCGCCGTCACCGCCCTTGGAAACGGCAAAGGGGCGGCGTAGTGAACGCCACCCCTTTGTTGTATCGGCGATCCGTGAGGATCAGCGAACCGTGGTCAGGCCGACGATGACGCCGGTTGCAAGGCTGATCAGCAGGAAGTCGTTGCCAGACCGCACCCACTGCTGGCCGCGCGGCGGCGGGCGCAGCTTGTAGTAACGGTAGTCGCGCACCTGCGCCATGTGGCGGCGTTCGGCCGGCGACAGGCGATGACCGCGCGCCCAGCGCTCCTTCTTCTTGACGATCACGCGCTTCTCGATCGTGACGTGCTTGTCGACATGGCGGTCGACGTGACGATCCATATGGCGATCGCCATTCCGGTCGATTGGGCGGCGGGAGCGATCATAATTCTGCGCCACCTCGAAAGATCCTGCCGGCTGGGCAAGGGCCGCGACCGGCGTGATCAGAACGGAGCTGGCGACCAGCGCGATCAGGAGACGTTTCATTCGGGTGTCCTTTCGTTGTATGCACCCGGAAACTAGGCCACGCTTCCTGAACCGAATATGAAACTCTACATTACAAATACGTAATGATATCTGATGCTTATTCGTATTTTCTAATGTTTTTGCATTAGCCCGCACCAAGACTGACGTAACGGAAGCAATCGAAATCGGCGGGCTTGCCGGCACCGGATGTATCGAAGGCGAACATGCCGGCGAAGGCGCCGGTGAAGGATCCATGCTCGCCGCGGCCACCCTCGTCCGAGACCACGCCCGCATCGAGAACCGGGCCGACCGCGCGCCAATCGCCTGCCCGCCTCTCCCGCCAGAAGAACTGCAGATCGTTGTCGCGGATCTCCATGGCAAGCTCGATCGGGCCATCCGGAATGGCGACGCCGCTGCCAAGCGGAAATTCCAGCCGGCCATGCGGGAAATCACCCGGACATGACAGGATCGTCAGCGCCCGCCCCAGCGTTTCATGCCAGGTGACGCCGAGTGCATGGAACTTGTGGCGGTTGTAGTAATGCGTCAGGCCCGCGACCTGCTGGTAGGTTTCGGCCGTGAAGTCGACGGCTGTTTCGGCGCGGAAGGAATGATGCTCCTGCCGCCGCGCCACCAGCGCCTGCTCGAACCAGCTGCCGATGCTCTCGCGGCCGAAGAGCCGGAGATGACCGGCTCTCCTCTCCGGCGAGAAGATCCGCTCCGGCCGCGGCGTGCGCAGCCACTGGAACTCCAGAGGAAGTGCGTCGTCGTCGAAATCCGTCTCCACGACATCAGGCGCCTGCAGCTCTTCCACCGGCCCCGGCGCGGGCACGAGCACCTCTGGCACCGGGCCGCCATTCTCCAGATAGAGCCAGCCGTCGTCGCGCCAGACGCATTTCTGCAGCGCCGTCTCGCGGCCGAGCGTGCAGCGGCGCAGAGGCGCAAGCGGCCGGCCGGTCAGGTGCGTGTGATAGGCCTGGCCATCAGGCGTTTCGACATATTGCCCGTGACCGGCACGCTGCAACGGCGCATCCGGGTGATCCTTTGACGTGATCAGATAGGTATCCGGGTGCATTTCATAGGGGCCGTCGATGGAGCGTGAGCGCGCCATTGTGACGGCGTGGTCGTAGCCGGTGCCGCCTTCCGCCGTCGTCAGGTAATACCAGCCGTTCTTCTTGAAGAGATGCGGACCCTCGACGAGGCCGAGCGGCGAACCGGCAAAGATGTTCTTCACCGGGCCGACGAGCTTGCGGGTGCGCTCGTCCCACTCCTGCAGCAGGATGCCGTCGAAGGCCGGATGTTTCGGCGAACCGCCGAAGCTTTCAGTCCGGTGGTTCCACTGCATGTTGAGGAACCACTTGCGCCCATCGTCGTCATGAAACAGCGACGGGTCGAAGCCTGAGGAATTGACGTAGACCGGATCCGACCAGGTCGTCTCGATCGCCTCTGCCGTGACGATGTAATTGTGCGCGTCCTTGAAGTTGCCGTCGAAGCGCTTGACGTCGGTGTAGACCAGCCAGAACAGGCCGTCGTCGTAAGAGAGACACGGCGCCCAGATGCCGCAGCTGTCCGGGTTGCCGCGCATGTCGAGTTGGCTTGCGCGCTCCAGCGGCCGGCGGATGACCTTCCAGTTCACCAGATCCCGCGAGTGGTGGATCTGCACGCCCGGGTACCATTCGAAGGTAGAGGTCGCGATGTAATAGTCGTCTCCGACGCGGCAGATCGATGGGTCCGGGTTGAAGCCCCTAAGGATCGGGTTGCGGATCATGGCGGTCATGTTTTAGGCGTCCTCCGTTGGTGCGCGCATCCGATCTTAAAAATCATACGATTTCAAGACTGCAACGTTGCAGTAAGACGCACGCACCGACCTCCGTGGCCACCTTTCCACACCGATTCGCACGGCTTGCGGGCCGGCAGGAACCGCCCGCCCATCGTCGGGCAGCCGTTGCAAAACGGGTTTGCACAAACAATGAGCAGAGCGCCGTGACAGCCTATTCTACTTTAGTCGGAGGCGGCCGAACTACACGGGAAAATCGCATCTCGGACTTGAACGCTCGCTTGAAATCGGCACTCTGGCTGTGCTTGGCACAACAACGATAAGAGCCACTGCGGGGAGGAAATCGATGAGAGCTTTGCTCGGCTTCAGCCGACTTATAGACACGATCACGGAATTCATCGGCAAGGCGGTTTCATGGCTCATCCTGGCGGCCGTGCTCGTCAGCGCCGGAAACGCCGTCATCCGAAAGATCTTCAACATGTCGTCGAACGCCTGGCTCGAGGCACAATGGTACCTGTTCGGCGCCGCCTTCATGTTCGCCGCCGCCTACACGCTCAGCCAGAACGAACATATCCGCATCGACGTGGTGTACGGCCAGTTCTCGCGCCGCGTGCAGCACTGGATCGACCTGCTGGGGCATATCTTCTTCCTGATGCCCTTCGTGCTGCTGGTGCTCTATTACCTCTTCCCCTACGTGAAGATGTCCTACGTATCGGGCGAGGTCTCTTCCTCGGCCGGCGGCCTGATCATCTGGCCCGCCAAGGCCATCCTGCTCTTCGGCTTTCTGCTGCTCGCGTTTCAGGGCGTATCCGAGATCATCAAGAAGATCGCGATCATGACCGGCAACATGGAGGACCCGACACCCTACGTGCCGACCCATGCGCCGCTTGACGATGTCGTTTCGCCGGAGACCCGTCCATGATCGAATTCATCGCTGAAAACCTGGCGCCGATCATGTTCGCGTCGCTGATCGTGTTCCTGTTGCTGGGATACCCGGTCGCCTTCTCCCTCGCCGCCAACGGCCTCCTGTTCTTCATCATCGGCGTCGAACTCGCACCGCTGTCGGACTCGATCAATCTTTCCTGGCCGCTGCTCAATGCGCTGCCGGACCGGTTCTGGGGGGTGATGTCGAACGACACATTGCTTGCCATCCCCTTCTTTACCTTCATGGGGATCGTCCTCGAGAAATCGGGCATGGCCGAAGACCTGCTCGACACGATCGGCCAGCTCTTCGGACCGATCCGCGGCGGTCTTGCCTATGCGGTCATCTTCGTCGGCGCGCTGCTTGCAGCCACCACCGGTGTCGTTGCCGCCTCGGTCATCGCCATGGGCCTGATCTCGCTGCCGATCATGCTGCGCTACGGCTATGACCGGAAGGTCGCCTCGGGCGTCATCGCCGCCTCGGGCACGCTTGCCCAGATCATCCCGCCGTCGCTCGTCCTGATCGTCCTTGCCGATCAGCTCGGCCGCTCGGTCGGCGACATGTATGCCGGCGCCCTGATCCCGGGCCTCGTGCTCACGGGTCTCTACATGGTCTACATTCTGATCATGACGGTCCTGAAGCGTGACTCGATGCCGGCGCTGCCACCGGAAGCCCGCACGCTCGGCTCCGGCGTCACCTCGCTGATCATCGCGCTCATCGTCGCCGGCGCCTTTGCCTATGCGGCGCATGTCTACCTCTATCCGACCCATGGCGAGAACGCCGATATCCTCGGCGCAACCGTGGGCGTCGCCTTCATCTACGTCGTCGCCCTGCTCGATCGCGGCCTGAAGATCAATGCGATGTCCAGGCTCGCCCAGCAGGTCATCATCGTGCTGATCCCGCCGCTGGCGCTGATCTTCCTCGTTCTCGGCACCATCTTCCTCGGCATCGCCACGCCGACCGAAGGCGGCGCCATGGGGGCCGTCGGTGCGCTGATCATGGCTGCCGCCAAGGGCCGGCTCCACATGGACGTCGTGCGTGGCGCGCTGACGGCAACGACACGGCTTTCGGCCTTCGTGCTGTTCATCCTCATCGGTGCGCGCGTCTTCTCGCTCACCTTCTACGGGGTCAACGGCCACCTCTGGGTCGAATATCTGCTGACGGCAATGCCGGGCGGCGAAACCGGCTTCCTGATCGCCGTCAACCTGCTCGTCTTCTTCCTGGCCTTCTTCCTGGATTTCTTCGAGCTCGCCTTCATCATCGTGCCGCTCCTGGCGCCCGCTGCCGACAAGCTCGGCATCGACCTCATCTGGTTCGGCGTGTTGCTCGGCATCAACATGCAGACGAGCTTCATGCATCCGCCCTTCGGCTTCGCGCTCTTCTATCTGCGCTCGGTCGCGGCAAAGGTTCCCTATCTCGACAAGCTCACCGGCAAGACGATCCAACCGGTGACGACCGGCCAGATCTACTGGGGTGCGGTGCCCTTCGTCGGCATCCAGATCCTGATGGTGGCGCTGACGATCATGTTCCCGCAGATGGTCATGCACTACAAGGGAACGGGACCGGTCGTCGACCCGAACACCATCAAGATCGAGGTTCCGGGATTTGCTCCGGGCGGCGGTCTCGGACTTCCGGACAATGGCGGCGGGCTCGGACTGCCGGGTGGCCTGCAGCTTCCGGGCGGCAGCCCGCTGGACCAGAAGCCCGCCGACCAGGGCGGCGGCGCTCAACCGCAGCCGGCACCGTCAAACGACCTCAGCCAGCCGCCGTCGTTTGGCACGGGTGCCCAGCCGCAGCCAGCGCCTTCAAACGATCTCAGCCAGCCGCCGTCGTTCAAGTAAGAAGGCTGACACACCAAACAGAAGGGCGGCCGCGCAAGGGTCGCCCTTTTCGTTTGCCGACAACGATGAACGATGCCTGCAGGCGGTCGGGCGCAACACACACTCTCCCTCATCCCCGTGCCTGTCAGAGGAATCCAGTCAACCCAAGTCCTCGGGCTGAAAAGAGCCTTTCGATCCGACGGACGCCGGATCGCTGGATCCCGCAAGGGCGAAGATGGGGGAGAACGAGGCACGCATATCGCCACAAGCAATCGTCGAGATCTGTCAACAATCTCAGGGCAGCCCCACCAAACGCACTCGCTCAATCGATCCGCTTGGCCGGGTTGTCGCGATACCAGTCGACGATCATGGGCATCATCTCTTCGAACGGACCTCCGACGAAGACATTGAGCAGCCCCATGCGCGCGGCGCTTTCATTGCGAAAATCATGCATCGTCCCGCGCGGGATGACGCAAAGCGAGCCCTTCGGCATCTGGTGCCAGATGTCGCCGACGAGCACGCTGGCGGTGCCCTCGATCACATAGAAGATCTCGTCATTGTCATCGTGCTTGTGGGCGCCCGGCCCCTCGTGTCGGGCCTCCAGCCACCATTCCGAGACGGAAAAGCGCCCCGCGGTCTCCGGCCCATCGGCTTTGAACACCGCCTGGATCGCGCCCATTTCGTACCGCCGGCCGCCATCGGGGCCGAGCACGACCGATTGAGCTTCGCTTGGCATGGCTGCTCCTCCGCTCCGTTGAGGCCGCAACCCTACCACGAAATCGCTTTGTTGGCCGGTCGATGTCTTCAGACGAAAAAGCCGCCCGCAACAGATGTTGCGAACGGCTCCTGACCTGTCGGCAATAGGCGAAAAGCTTAGAGCTTGCCGCCGCGCTGCTGGATCATCATGAAGGTATCGTAGTTGTATTCGGCGATCTGGGCGTTGAGGTAGTACTCGCCGCGGAAGGCCTTGATCGAGTCCCAGATCTTCTTGAAGGTCGGGTTCGAGTCTTCCATTTCGGCATAGACTTCGTTTGCCTTGTCGAAGCAGGCCGAGAGGATTTCGGCGCTGAACGGGCTGAGCTTGGCGCCGGACGCAACGAGGCGCTTGATCGCCGCCGGGTTCAGATAGTCGTACTTCTGCAGCATGTTCGCGTCGGTCGCATGGCACGCGGTGCGCAGCAGCGACTGGTAGTTCTTCGGCAGACCCTCGAAGGCCGCCTTGTTGAACATGGCGTGAACCGTTGGGCCACCTTCCCACCAGCCGGGATAATAGTAGTAGGGCGCGACCTTGTAGAAGCCGAGCTTCTCGTCGTCATATGGGCCGACCCATTCGGCAGCGTCGATGGTGCCTTTTTCCAGTGCCGGATAGATGTCGCCGCCGGCGATCTGCTGCGGCACGACGCCGAGCTTTTCGACGACCTTGCCGGCGAAACCGCCGATACGCATCTTCAGGCCCTGCATGTCGGCGACCGTCTTGATCTCCTTGCGGAACCAGCCGCCCATCTGCACGCCGGTGTTGCCGCCGGGGAAGCCGACAAGGCCCTGGGTGCCGAGGAATTCGTTGAAGAGATCGATCCCACCGCCGTGATAGTGCCAGGCGTTCATGCCGCGCGCGTTGAGCGCGAAGGGAACGGCCGCACCGAGCGCCCAGGTCGGGTCCTTGCCCCAGTAGTAGTAGGCGACCGTGTGGCAGGCCTCGACCGTACCGGCCGCAGCGGCGTCAGCCGCCTGCAGGCCGGGCACGATTTCGCCGGCTGCAAAGACCTGGATCTGGAAAGCGCCGTCGGTTGCTTCGGACACGTATTTCGCCAGCACTTCGCCGCCGCCATAGATCGTGTCGAGAGACTTCGGGAACGACGACGCCAGGCGCCAGTTGACCTTGGGGTTTGCCTGCGCGATGGCCGGCGTCGCAAGCGCGGCAGCACCTGCGGCCGCCAAGCCGCCGAGGCTTGCGTTTTTGATAAATGAACGGCGATCCATGGTTCCTCCCCTAGTTCTCGCCTGAAGGGCGGGCGCGATCAGCGCCACCACCCACTTATCCACCCCCTGCCCCTTCCCGGCCGATGGTGGCTCCTCCTCGTTACCCGCCGAAAGCGACACGGATCCGCGTCGCAACCGGTGGGCATTGTCGCACCTTACAGAAACACAAAACCATGTCCAGAAGGCGCCTTCCGGCGCATATTCGACTTTTGTCTAATGCGCCGGAAGATAGCCCGGTCTGCCCAAAATCAAGGCAAATCAATGTTTTCAGCAGACCTCAGCGTTCGGCCGAGGAGGCCCAGAGGTTGATGTCGGCTTCGCGTGCATAGAGATCGATTTCCGCCAGTTCGTCTGCCGTGAACGTGTCGTTCTCCAGCGCCTTGACGCAATCGACGATCTGCTCGGAGCGGCTGGCGCCGATCAGCGCCGAGGTGATCCGGCCTTCGCGCAGCACCCAGGCAAGCGCCATCTGCGCCAGCGTCTGGCCGCGCTTTTCAGCAATGCCGTTCAGCTTGCGAATGTTGTCGATGATCTCCGGACGAATGAAGTCCTTCTTCAGGAAGTGGTTCTGCGCCGCGCGGCTGTCGCTCGGAATGCCCTGCAGATACTTGGTCGTCAGCATGCCTTGAGCGAGCGGCGAGAAGACGATCGAGCCGATGCCGAGATCTTCGAGCGTGTGGATCAGGCCATCATCTTCGATCCAGCGGTTGAGCATGGAATAGCTCGGCTGGTGGATGAGGCACGGCGTGCCAAGATCCTTCAGGATCGCCGCCGCCTCGCGGGTGCGCTGCGAGTTGTAGGAGGAGATGCCGACATAGAGCGCCCGGCCGGACCGCACGATATGATCGAGCGCGCCGCAGGTTTCCTCAAGCGGCGTCTCCGGATCGAAGCGGTGCGAATAGAAGATGTCGACATAGTCGAGACCCATGCGCTTCAGGCTCTGGTCGCAGGAGGCGATCATGTACTTGCGGCTGCCCCATTCGCCATAGGGACCGGCCCACATGTCGTAGCCGGCCTTGGACGAGATGATCAGCTCGTCGCGCAGGCCCGCGAAATCCGTGCGCATGATTTCGCCGAAGGCGGTCTCGGCCGAGCCCGGAGGCGGGCCGTAATTGTTGGCGAGGTCGAAATGGGTGATGCCGAGATCAAACGCGGTGCGGCACATGTCGACCTTGCGGTCATGCGGCGTGTCGCCACCGAAATTGTGCCAGAGCCCCAGCGAAATCGCAGGCAGCTTCAGGCCGGAACGGCCGACGCGGTTATACTTCATGGTGTCGTAGCGGTTTTCCGCCGGTAGCCAGGTCATCGCAAATCCTCCGCGATCGGTATCCGGATGGCGTGGGAACAGCCATCCAGCGAACTCAAGGGGCTCCGCAGTGCTCGCGGAAACCCCACAGGAAAAGCTCTAGCGCATATGCGGAAGACCCGGAATCGATATCGAGGTGATTTGCACACTTTCGCGTTGCGGCCCAGGCTGCCTAAACCGCCTGGAGGTTATCCGATTTCGCCAAGAGCAAACGGTCGTCGTGTGTTTCATATCGGGTAGCTGGCGTTCGCCCCGTCGCAGGTACCGGCGTCGACAGGAGTTTCACCGGCAACGGGAAAGGCACATTCCGACCAGACGCTTCGATGCGCTCTTTTTTTGAAAGCATCATGTCAAGCAGTCCGGCATTGCTCTCGGTGGTACAAAGCCAATCCGGCGCCAATTCGTGACGTACGAAACTGGAATCCTCCGATCGCACGCCGATCATGGCGAGAAGCTTCACCTCCGTACTTTCGGCTCGCTTGTCACCAGGCTCGCACCATTGCGTACCGCCCGAAGCTATATCCATTGCGACATCCGGCGCCATGAGATGAAGGATGAGTATCGCCGTTGCAGCATCGCATTCGGGCTGCGTCACAACCCATAACAGGACGTCGTAGAGCTCTTCGTAGTCCCAATTGAGACCAGGCAACAGATGCCACAGATCTGGATCTCGCGGCGCTTCAGTCCTCAACCACTGCAAAATGTCTGGAATCTCCCAGAAATAATATTCTGCCGCCCAACGGGCATCCGAGGCCCGTTTAGCCTCCGCGTCGAGCTTGGCTTGGCGCCTCACCCGCCTGTACCTGGCCACGCGATCGATCATCCGTCGGGCGTACGATCTGCGTGGCGGCGGCCCACCGTAAATGTCGCGCAATTGTTGGAACGTCTTCTGCTCTTGCTTGGAAAGCCGGGTGAGCGTGCGCTTGAATTCGCGATCGTTCATGCACGTTGTCGCGTGCAACAATTCGACAAAGCGCATCTCACGTTTGGTAAGGTCGGCAAATGCCGGCGGCGGACCA encodes:
- the mgrA gene encoding L-glyceraldehyde 3-phosphate reductase — its product is MTWLPAENRYDTMKYNRVGRSGLKLPAISLGLWHNFGGDTPHDRKVDMCRTAFDLGITHFDLANNYGPPPGSAETAFGEIMRTDFAGLRDELIISSKAGYDMWAGPYGEWGSRKYMIASCDQSLKRMGLDYVDIFYSHRFDPETPLEETCGALDHIVRSGRALYVGISSYNSQRTREAAAILKDLGTPCLIHQPSYSMLNRWIEDDGLIHTLEDLGIGSIVFSPLAQGMLTTKYLQGIPSDSRAAQNHFLKKDFIRPEIIDNIRKLNGIAEKRGQTLAQMALAWVLREGRITSALIGASRSEQIVDCVKALENDTFTADELAEIDLYAREADINLWASSAER
- a CDS encoding DUF4274 domain-containing protein; amino-acid sequence: MRVETLFWIAVVVLSCLFLLYQHLDRRRLNRTLGKLPEIYDAARAEFLSGSRASAHSKRPRHAMLGTLETISETTGGGGPPPAFADLTKREMRFVELLHATTCMNDREFKRTLTRLSKQEQKTFQQLRDIYGGPPPRRSYARRMIDRVARYRRVRRQAKLDAEAKRASDARWAAEYYFWEIPDILQWLRTEAPRDPDLWHLLPGLNWDYEELYDVLLWVVTQPECDAATAILILHLMAPDVAMDIASGGTQWCEPGDKRAESTEVKLLAMIGVRSEDSSFVRHELAPDWLCTTESNAGLLDMMLSKKERIEASGRNVPFPLPVKLLSTPVPATGRTPATRYETHDDRLLLAKSDNLQAV